TCTAAGGCGCGCGCCAGCAAGCCAAAGTTTTAGTGAGTCAGAGCGCTTTGATTTTGCTGCTGATTTGCCAGTTTTCTTTTGCTGGGCCATTAGTTCTCCTCAAAGAGCTGCTTGATTGCTAGAAGGTCATTTTTGCCGTTGGGCAAGAGCGGAAGTTTGTCTACCCGAAGTATTCGAATTGGTCTGCCCGCCGGACCAAGATCATCTGCCAAGGCCGTGGCCACCTCATCAGCAACCTCGGGGCTGCCAGTAAACGCAATGCCAACCCGCTGCCCCCATTCGACATCATCAATCGCTGTTGCCGCCAGACCGGTTACGCCAACTACCTGTTGGGCCAGTTGCTCGACTCGATCCAACGAGATTTTGATGCCACCCGAATTTATAACCCGGTCCATCCTTCCGATTATTTCTAATCGGCCGTCGGAATAAACCACGCCCTCATCGTTGGTCCAATAAAAACCGTTTTCGTCAGTTGGCACCTCTGCCAACATGGGCCCCTTAACCCCGATGCGCCCAGCGTTGGTTGCGACCTCTACCCCGGCTAACGGTTGCCCGTTGTAGACGCAGCCACCACAGGTTTCGGTCATGCCATAGGTGATCACCAGGTTCACACCCAAGTGGGTCAGCTTGTCGACAACCTCATCTTGGGGAGCTTGACCACCGACCAAAATAGCGTCAAATTTTCTAAGCTGCGAAAGCAGGTACGGATCTTGGTCAACGGCTTTGGCCAAGCGCGCCAATTGAGTTGGCACCAGTGACGTGTATCGGCGATCACCGGTCATAAAACTGGCTGAGCGGCTGAACGCCTCTGGGGTGAATGGAACCGAGGTGTTCATCAAGACCGGTTGGGTCCCGGCCAACACTGAGCGGGTCAGCACATTCAAGCCAGCGATGTAGTTGATCGGAAGCGCAAGCAACCATTGAGCCGTACCCTCGAACGAGCCCAGCGCCAGGGCCGAGGAATTGGCGCTAGCGATCAGGGCTTCGCGAGAAATCTGAATTCGCTTTGGGCGCCCGGTTGAGCCTGAACTTTCAACAATGAGGGCAATTCGGTCGCCTACCTGTTCCGGCAGCCCGTGGGTTTCCGGCATTTTTCCGTTTACCTCAGGGGCGGTGACAAAGAGCGCCTGCTTGCCATCCAAAACATCAGTCAGCGCAACGAGCGCACCAAATGCGTCGTTTGCTGCAATCAGTTTTAGGTCGTGCATTTAAGTTCGCGTCTCGGCCCTATTTATAAATCGCGCTTAGAAGTGCCACGGATACGGAGACCAGTCTGGCTCTCGTTTTTGCAAGAATGAGTCGCGACCCTCAACCGCCTCGTCGGTGCCATAGGCCAAGCGCGTGGCCTCACCGGCAAAGAGTTGCTGACCTGCAATGCCATCATCAACTGCGTTGAATGCAAACTTGAGCATTCGAATTGACTGCGGTGATTTTCTAAGAATTTCTGTCGCCCACTCGACACCGACCTTTTCAAGATCGACGTGTGGCACAACGGCATTGACCACACCCATTTCATAAGCTCGCTGCGCGTTGTATTCGGCGCCTAAGAAAAAGATTTCACGGGCAAATTTTTGGCCAGTTTGGCGAGCAAGGTATGCGCTGCCATAACCTGCGTCAAAAGATCCGACATCAGCGTCGGTCTGCTTGAAGCGGGCGTGCTCGGCGCTGGCCAAAGATAGATCGGCAACTACGTTTAGCGAATGACCACCACCAGCTGCCCAACCTGGAACAAGAGCGATAACAACCTTTGGCATAAACCGGATTAGGCGCTGAACCTCAAGGATGTGAAGTCGACCGTTTCGGCCGGCATCGATGGTTTCGGCAGTTTCACCATCGGCATACTTATAGCCATCGCGGCCGCGGACGCGCTGGTCTCCGCCTGAGCTGAAGGCCCAGCCGCCGTCTTTGGCAGACGGCCCGTTGCCGGTCAGTAGGACGACGCCAACTCGCGAATCCATCCGAGCGTGGTCGAGGGTGCGGTGCAGCTCATCTACGGTTTTTGGTCGGAAAGCGTTGCGAACCTCTGGGCGGTTGAATGCAACGCGAACAATGCCGAGGCTGTTGTGCTTGTGATACGTCACGTCTTCGAGTTCTTCGAAGCCAGGCACCTCGTGCCAAATAGTTGGGTCGAAGATTTCTGAAACCTTTGAGTTCATGCTTCAAGCCTAACTTGAGGTGCTGCGCGGTAGCATCCATCCCAATTTGTCCACAAAAACTGGAGACCCATTCTGCGAAGTTACCCAATTCGGTAATTTTTGGG
This portion of the Rhodoluna limnophila genome encodes:
- a CDS encoding AMP-binding protein, with protein sequence MHDLKLIAANDAFGALVALTDVLDGKQALFVTAPEVNGKMPETHGLPEQVGDRIALIVESSGSTGRPKRIQISREALIASANSSALALGSFEGTAQWLLALPINYIAGLNVLTRSVLAGTQPVLMNTSVPFTPEAFSRSASFMTGDRRYTSLVPTQLARLAKAVDQDPYLLSQLRKFDAILVGGQAPQDEVVDKLTHLGVNLVITYGMTETCGGCVYNGQPLAGVEVATNAGRIGVKGPMLAEVPTDENGFYWTNDEGVVYSDGRLEIIGRMDRVINSGGIKISLDRVEQLAQQVVGVTGLAATAIDDVEWGQRVGIAFTGSPEVADEVATALADDLGPAGRPIRILRVDKLPLLPNGKNDLLAIKQLFEEN
- a CDS encoding 1,4-dihydroxy-2-naphthoyl-CoA synthase yields the protein MNSKVSEIFDPTIWHEVPGFEELEDVTYHKHNSLGIVRVAFNRPEVRNAFRPKTVDELHRTLDHARMDSRVGVVLLTGNGPSAKDGGWAFSSGGDQRVRGRDGYKYADGETAETIDAGRNGRLHILEVQRLIRFMPKVVIALVPGWAAGGGHSLNVVADLSLASAEHARFKQTDADVGSFDAGYGSAYLARQTGQKFAREIFFLGAEYNAQRAYEMGVVNAVVPHVDLEKVGVEWATEILRKSPQSIRMLKFAFNAVDDGIAGQQLFAGEATRLAYGTDEAVEGRDSFLQKREPDWSPYPWHF